One Corvus cornix cornix isolate S_Up_H32 chromosome 10, ASM73873v5, whole genome shotgun sequence genomic region harbors:
- the IQGAP1 gene encoding ras GTPase-activating-like protein IQGAP1 isoform X2, whose amino-acid sequence MDERRRQNVAYEYLCHLEEAKRWMEACLNEELPATTELEEGLRNGVYLAKLGNFFSPKVVSVKKIYDREQTRYKATGLHFRHTDNVIQWLNAMSEIGLPKIFYPETTDIYDRKNMPRCIYCIHALSLYLFKLGLAPQIQDLYGKVDFTEEEISNMRLELEKYGIQMPAFSKIGGILANELSVDEAALHAAVIAINEAIDHQVPADTLTAMKNPNAMLINLDDRLESTYQATLYRAKQDKMENAKNRIASETSDSERDVYEELLTQAEIQGNINKVNTHAAISRIDLALEQGDALALYEALATPALGLRGLLRENCDWYFKQFLSDRQQKQEAGLTGPLQKEELQLGVDAANRAAQQYQQRLAAVAKINSAIRMGDAEKTVAEMMNPEAQLPEVYAFAADLYQRELATLQQQSPEGHLTHPELSVAVEMLSSVALINRALDSGDTNTVWKQLSSPVTGLTNIEDENSQRYIDDLVKLKAQTSAEGNEFITWNDIQSCVDHVNKVVHEEHERILAIGLINEALDEGDTKKTLQALQTPAAKLEGVTPKVAQHYQDTLLRAKREKAQDTQDETAVLWLDEIQDGIHKANKDTEESQRFSLGILAINEAVDRGDVSQTLSALRSPDVGLYGVTPECAETYQQELSEVKKRAAGGNGSEWVKHWVRGGYHYYHNLRTKEGGWDEPAEFVQNDTQLSREEIQSTISGVTAAYNREQLWLANENLIMKLQACCRGYLVRQEFNSRMNFLKKQVPAITCIQSQWRGYKQRKAYQIRLDYLRAQKDQVVKIQSMTRMYQARRRYRDRLQYFRNHINDVVKIQAFIRANKAREDYKTLINAENPPMAVVRKFVHLLDQSDQDFQEELELMKLREEVVTLIRSNQQLENDLNLMDIKIGLLVKNKITLQDVVSHSKKLTKKNKEQLSDMMMLNKQRGGLKALSKEKREKLEAYQHLFYLLQTNPTYLAKLIFQMPQNKSTKFMDSVIFTLYNYASNQREEYLLLRLFQTALQEEIKSKVDQIHEIVTGNPTVIKMVVSFNRGARGQNALRQILAPVVKEIIDDKSLNIKTDPVDIYKSWVNQMESQTGEASKLPYDVTPEQALSHEEVRTRLDASIRNMRTVTDKFLSAIISSVDKIPYGMRFIAKVLKDSLHEKFPDAGEDELLKIVGNLLYYRYMNPAIVAPDAFDIIDLSAGGQLTTDQRRNLGSIAKMLQHAASNKMFMGDNAHLSIINEYLLQSYQKFRRFFQAACEVPELQDKFNIDEYSDLVTLTKPVIYISIGEIINTHTLLLDHQDAIAPEHNDPIHELLDDLGEVPTIESLIGEGSGNVNDPNREMLAKTEVSLTLTNKFDVPGDENAEMDARTILLNTKRLIVDVIRFQPGETLTEILETSATSEQEAEHHRAMQKRAIRDAKTPDKMKKSVSAKEDGNLNLQEKKEKIKAGLKKLTELGTVDAKNKYQELINDIAKDIRNQRRYRQRRKAELVKLQQTYSALNSKATFYGEQVDYYKSYIKTCLDNLASKGKVSKKPREMKGKNSKKISLKYTAARLHEKGVLLEIEDLQGSQFKNVIFEISPTEEVGDFEVKAKFMGVQMETFMLHYQDLLQLQYEGVAVMKLFDRAKVNVNLLIFLLNKKFYGK is encoded by the exons AGGAGGAAATCAGTAATATGAGGCTCGAACTGGAGAAGTATGGTATTCAGATGCCTGCCTTCAGCAAGATTGGGGGAATTCTTGCAAATGAACTTTCTGTGGATGAAGCTGCAT TGCATGCTGCTGTCATTGCCATTAATGAAGCAATTGACCATCAGGTTCCAGCTGACACTCTTACAGCAATGAAGAACCCTAATGCCATGCTAATAAATCTTGATGATCGACTGGAATCCACTTACCAAGCCACACTCTACAGAGCAAAGCAAGACAAGATGGAGAATGCTAAAAATAGG ATTGCCTCAGAAACTTCAGATAGTGAGAGAGATGTGTATGAAGAGCTTCTGACTCAAGCTGAGATTCAGGGAAACATCAACAAAGTGAACA CACATGCAGCCATATCAAGGATTGACCTGGCTTTGGAACAAGGAGATGCATTAGCACTGTATGAAGCTTTGGCAACACCAGCCCTGGGACTCCGAGGATTGCTACGAGAAAATTGTGACTGGTATTTCAAGCAGTTTTTGAGTGATAGGCAACAGAAACAAGAG gCTGGCCTTACAGGTCCTCTGCAGAAGGAAGAGTTGCAGTTGGGAGTAGATGCTGCTAACAGGGCAGCACAACAGTACCAGCAAA GACTGGCAGCAGTAGCCAAAATTAATTCAGCAATTCGAATGGGTGATGCTGAGAAGACTGTGGCAGAAATGATGAATCCAGAGGCCCAGTTACCAGAGGTTTATGCATTTGCTGCAGATCTTTACCAAAGGGAGCTGGCCACCTTACAGCAACAGAGCCCTGAA GGTCACCTCACCCATCCAGAGCTATCTGTTGCTGTAGAGATGCTGTCTTCTGTGGCCCTGATTAACAGGGCTTTGGATTCAGGAGATACGAATACAGTGTGGAAACAATTGAGCAGTCCTGTCACAGGCCTTACAAACATTGAGGATGAGAACTCACAGAG atACATTGACGATTTGGTGAAGCTGAAAGCTCAAACAagtgcagaaggaaatgaaTTTATCACATGGAATGATATCCAGTCATGTGTTGATCATGTGAATAAAGTTGTGCATGAAGAACATGAAA GGATTTTGGCAATTGGTCTTATTAATGAAGCTCTGGATGAAGGGGACACCAAGAAGACTCTTCAAGCCTTACAGACTCCTGCAGCAAAATTGGAGGGTGTAACCCCAAAGGTAGCACAGCATTACCAGGATACACTACTTCGAGCCAAGAGAGAGAAAGCACAG GACACACAGGATGAAACGGCTGTACTTTGGCTAGATGAAATTCAGGATGGGATTCATAAGGCTAACAAGGACACAGAGGAGTCCCAGAGAT TCTCCTTAGGAATTCTGGCCATTAATGAAGCAGTAGATCGTGGTGATGTTAGCCAGACCTTGAGTGCCTTGCGTTCACCTGATGTTGGGCTATATGGAGTCACTCCAGAATGTGCTGAGACGTACCAGCAAGAACTGTCAGAAGTCAAGAAAAGGGCAGCAG GGGGCAATGGCAGTGAATGGGTGAAACACTGGGTGAGAGGAGGCTATCATTATTATCATAACCTGCGGACCAAAGAGGGAGGATGGGATGAACCAGCAGAATTTGTGCAAAATGACACACAGCTGTCACGGGAGGAGATACAG AGCACCATATCCGGAGTCACAGCGGCCTACAACCGAGAACAGCTGTGGCTTGCAAATGAGAACCTGATTATGAAACTTCAGGCTTGCTGTCGAGGGTATCTTGTTCGCCAGGAGTTCAACTCAAGAATGAATTTTTTGAAGAAGCAAGTCCCAGCAATCACTTGCATTCAG tctcaATGGCGTGGCTACAAGCAAAGGAAGGCATATCAAATCCGTTTGGATTACTTACGTGCGCAAAAGGACCAAGTAGTAAAG ATTCAATCGATGACCAGGATGTATCAAGCCAGAAGACGTTACAGAGATCGtctgcagtatttcagaaacCAC ATAAATGATGTTGTAAAAATTCAAGCCTTTATCCGAGCAAACAAAGCACGAGAAGACTACAAAACCCTCA TTAATGCTGAAAACCCACCTATGGCTGTGGTTCGGAAATTTGTCCACTTGCTCGATCAGAGTGACCAAGATTTTCAGGAGGAGCTTGAGCTAATGAAACTGCGTGAAGAAGTTGTAACCTTGATCCGATCCAATCAGCAACTGGAAAATGACCTCAATCTCATGGACATCAAAATTGGTTTGctagtgaaaaacaaaattacattgCAG GATGTTGTTTCTCATAGCAAAAAACTTACCAAGAAGAATAAGGAGCAGCTCTCTGACATGATGATGCTGAACAAACAAAGGGGAGGTTTGAAAGCACTgagcaaagaaaagagagaaaagctggaagCCTATCAGCATTTGTTCTACCTACTTCAG ACTAACCCAACCTACTTGGCCAAGCTGATTTTTCAGATGCCTCAAAACAAATCCACAAAATTCATGGATTCTGTCATCTTCACGCTGTATAACTATGCATCCAATCAAAGAGAGGAATACCTGTTGTTGCGACTTTTCcaaacagcactgcaggaagagATCAA atCAAAAGTAGACCAGATACATGAAATTGTGACTGGGAATCCTACTGTTATTAAAATGGTGGTAAGTTTCAATCGTGGTGCCCGTGGTCAGAATGCCCTGAGGCAGATCCTTGCACCAGTTGTGAAGGAAATCATTGATGACAAGTCACTTAATATCAAAACTGATCCTGTGGATATTTACAAGTCTTGGGTTAACCAGATGGAATCTCAAACGGGAGAGGCCAG CAAACTGCCATATGATGTTACGCCTGAGCAAGCCCTAAGTCATGAAGAGGTGAGGACGCGCCTGGATGCCTCAATCAGAAACATGAGGACAGTGACAGACAAGTTCCTGTCTGCCATTATTAGCTCAGTGGACAAAATCCC TTACGGAATGCGTTTCATTGCCAAGGTCCTAAAAGACTCCCTGCATGAGAAGTTTCCTGATGCTGGCGAGGATGAGCTTCTGAAG ATTGTTGGCAACTTGCTCTATTATCGCTACATGAATCCAGCCATTGTCGCACCAGATGCCTTTGACATCATCGACCTTTCAGCTGGAGGTCAGCTGACGACAGATCAGCGCAGAAACCTCGGTTCCATTGCAAAGATGTTACAGCATGCTGCATCCAATAAGATGTTCATGGGAGACAATGCTCATCTAAGCATCATTAATGAATACCTATTGCAGTCATACCAGAAATTCAG ACGTTTTTTTCAGGCTGCCTGTGAGGTTCCTGAATTGCAGGATAAATTTAATATTGATGAATATTCTGACTTGGTGACTCTCACTAAACCagtaatttatatttctattgGTGAAATCATCAACACACACACT TTGCTCTTAGACCATCAAGATGCAATTGCTCCTGAGCACAATGACCCAATTCACGAACTGCTGGATGATCTTGGAGAGGTTCCTACAATTGAGTCCTTAATAG GGGAAGGTTCTGGCAATGTTAATGACCCCAACAGGGAAATGCTAGCAAAGACTGAGGTTTCTCTCACACTCACTAATAAATTTGACGTTCCTGGTGATGAGAATGCAGAGATGGATGCAAGGACAATTCTGTTGAA CACAAAACGTTTAATTGTTGATGTAATCCGCTTCCAGCCAGGGGAGACACTGACTGAAATTTTGGAAACTTCAGCTACCTCAGAGCAA GAAGCAGAGCATCATAGAGCTATGCAGAAACGGGCCATTCGTGATGCTAAAACTCCTGATAAGATGAAAAAATCTGTCTCTGCAAAGGAAGATGGCAACTTGAaccttcaagaaaaaaaagaaaaaatcaaggCAGGCCTGAAGAAGTTGACAGAACTGGGGACAGTGGATgccaaaaataaataccaagaaCTAATCAATGACATTGCGAAG GATATCAGAAATCAGCGTAGATACCGTCAGAGAAGAAAGGCGGAGCTAGTGAAGCTGCAGCAGACATACAGTGCCTTGAACTCCAAAGCTACTTTTTATGGAGAACAAGTAGATTATTACAAAAGTTACATAAAGACCTGCTTGGATAACTTGGCCAGCAAGGGCAA agtcTCCAAGAAACCTCGAGAGATGAAAGGcaaaaacagtaaaaagatTTCTCTGAAATACACAGCAGCTCGACTTCATGAGAAGGGAGTGCTTTTAGAGATTGAGGATCTGCAAGGTAGCCA GTTTAAAAACGTGATTTTTGAAATCAGTCCAACAGAAGAAGTAGGAGATTTTGAGGTTAAAGCAAAATTCATGGGGGTACAGATGGAAACCTTTATGTTGCATTATCAG gatctcctgcagctgcagtatGAAGGTGTTGCTGTCATGAAGTTATTCGACAGAGCAAAAGTGAATGTCAATCTTCTGATCTTTCTTCTGAATAAGAAATTTTATGGGAAGTAA